The Verrucomicrobiia bacterium genome contains a region encoding:
- a CDS encoding putative baseplate assembly protein, translated as MSFPAPILDDRSYAQLRDELVRRIPVYAPEWTHHNASDPGIALIELFAFLGENLLYRFNQIPEATRLEFLRLLRIPRRAAQSSRSMLVLDTDAAEGVLVEAGSEARAGAIGFEIQTETHVWPVSSVTVGRVRTAAPDPALEPEVHEFTLRALDAAGGLREDEEAVYYRNGVVSDDDSLPPVDFDATVDGILWIAVLARDPESRDASTHALAKGLLNIGFVPDIAMPGMNEVGPCPGTGPGATSPAVEWEISRGTLAGDGSPHYAPLTVAGDSTRGLTREGVVRLRLPDAADFGPIPAGDADLLGTRTRPPSLDDDTEARVLFWLRAYRRTEEAGRFGKVRLVSVNATEAVQQQAARLQVLGTGTAQPDQEYALLHKPVIAGSLRLEVEEAGVWKSWTEIDGFHASGPEDRHFVVDLQAGKVRFGNGLRGQAPQIGQRIRALSYRYGGGAAGNVGAQSIDKLTSQPSVKPANPMAAYGGADGESIEAALDRIPGELRRRDRAVTQGDFQELALATPGAAVGRAECLPLFHPPTLSEGRPGVVTVVVWPAEDRRHPTAPRPDRNLIHAVCQWLDGRRLVTTELYVVPPTYRKVSVAVGLKVKDGYGAEAVRRWVELILRRYLAPLPPYGPEGQGWPLGRRVHGPELEAAALQVEGVEYLEDLKVAGWDATTATWQPGTVILRNHEVPELTGIAVVEGPLTFEAGTPLSPPPTDTVPVPIPVLRDEC; from the coding sequence ATGTCGTTTCCCGCCCCCATCCTCGATGACCGGTCCTACGCGCAACTGCGCGACGAACTGGTGCGGCGCATCCCGGTGTACGCCCCGGAATGGACCCACCACAACGCCAGCGATCCCGGCATCGCCCTCATCGAACTGTTCGCCTTCCTCGGCGAAAACCTGCTCTACCGCTTCAACCAGATTCCCGAGGCCACACGCCTCGAGTTCCTCCGTCTCCTCCGCATTCCCCGCCGCGCCGCCCAGTCGTCCCGCTCGATGCTCGTCCTCGACACCGATGCGGCGGAAGGCGTCCTCGTCGAGGCCGGGTCCGAGGCCAGGGCCGGCGCCATCGGATTCGAGATCCAGACCGAAACCCACGTCTGGCCGGTGTCCTCGGTGACCGTGGGCCGCGTGCGCACCGCCGCGCCCGATCCCGCCCTGGAACCGGAGGTCCATGAGTTCACCCTGCGGGCCCTCGACGCGGCGGGCGGCCTGCGCGAGGACGAGGAGGCGGTGTACTACCGGAACGGGGTGGTCTCCGACGACGATTCGCTGCCCCCGGTCGATTTCGACGCCACCGTGGACGGCATCCTCTGGATCGCGGTGCTGGCCCGCGACCCGGAATCCCGGGACGCCTCGACGCACGCGCTCGCCAAGGGACTTCTCAACATCGGGTTCGTCCCCGACATCGCCATGCCCGGGATGAACGAGGTGGGGCCATGCCCGGGAACCGGCCCGGGCGCGACGTCGCCCGCCGTCGAGTGGGAGATCTCCCGGGGAACCCTGGCCGGCGACGGCTCGCCGCACTATGCCCCGTTGACGGTGGCGGGGGACTCGACGCGGGGCCTGACCCGCGAAGGGGTCGTCCGCCTGCGACTCCCGGACGCCGCCGACTTCGGCCCCATTCCGGCCGGGGATGCCGATCTGCTGGGAACCCGGACGCGTCCGCCCTCGCTCGATGACGACACCGAGGCGCGGGTGCTCTTCTGGCTGCGGGCCTACCGGCGCACCGAGGAGGCCGGGCGGTTCGGGAAGGTCCGGCTGGTGTCCGTCAATGCGACCGAGGCGGTCCAGCAACAGGCGGCGCGGTTGCAGGTGCTGGGGACGGGGACCGCCCAACCCGATCAGGAATACGCGCTCCTGCACAAGCCGGTCATCGCCGGGAGCCTCCGCCTCGAGGTCGAGGAGGCCGGCGTGTGGAAGAGCTGGACCGAGATCGACGGGTTCCATGCCAGCGGCCCGGAGGACCGGCATTTCGTGGTGGACCTCCAGGCCGGCAAGGTCCGGTTCGGCAACGGACTGCGGGGTCAGGCGCCCCAGATCGGTCAACGGATCCGGGCGTTGTCGTACCGGTACGGCGGCGGCGCGGCGGGCAACGTCGGCGCCCAATCCATCGACAAGCTCACCAGCCAGCCCTCGGTCAAACCGGCCAACCCCATGGCGGCCTACGGCGGAGCCGATGGCGAATCCATCGAGGCCGCCCTCGACCGCATCCCCGGCGAACTCCGGCGCCGCGACCGGGCCGTCACCCAGGGGGACTTCCAGGAACTGGCCCTCGCCACCCCGGGCGCCGCCGTCGGTCGTGCCGAGTGTCTGCCGTTGTTCCATCCGCCGACCCTGAGCGAAGGACGGCCGGGCGTGGTGACGGTGGTGGTCTGGCCGGCGGAGGATCGGAGGCATCCCACCGCACCGCGTCCTGACCGGAACCTGATCCACGCCGTGTGCCAGTGGCTCGACGGCCGGCGGCTGGTCACCACGGAACTCTACGTCGTGCCGCCCACCTACCGGAAGGTGTCGGTGGCGGTCGGACTGAAGGTCAAGGACGGCTACGGCGCCGAGGCGGTGCGGCGCTGGGTTGAACTGATCCTGCGCCGATACCTCGCGCCGCTGCCGCCGTATGGTCCCGAGGGTCAGGGCTGGCCGCTGGGCCGGCGGGTGCATGGTCCCGAACTCGAGGCGGCCGCGCTCCAGGTCGAGGGCGTCGAGTACCTCGAGGACCTCAAGGTGGCCGGCTGGGATGCGACCACGGCAACCTGGCAGCCGGGCACGGTGATCCTCCGGAACCATGAGGTGCCGGAGTTGACCGGGATCGCGGTGGTCGAGGGCCCGTTGACCTTCGAGGCGGGAACGCCGCTTTCCCCGCCCCCCACGGACACCGTCCCGGTGCCCATTCCCGTTCTGCGCGACGAATGTTGA
- a CDS encoding ATP-binding protein, with the protein MSERLSQEVARLAGRLAGFLEVAFPRAEGALAQNVAFLRSGAGLVPAGADPSSEGDEPLDHLTKALKASPSERDLLVFSGMAEEHEGYAAVLRTLHPRGEPRPTLGLAAQLFGGARRSAFLSWFHEAPLVRQGAVRATGECPFFERSLELPDALWPALHGCDVWPAFAGTPATDGPAHGLQDWLASERATQARQALLSRRPCTILVTADSEDVAYHRALALARSTERTPAGMVLPTLLEPERWRCLKLHALLRSALLVLRMPAPEGQGAPETPQVDDYPDGIVLAGRTGAVTLRGIRPLMALPVERLSPTARRAMWRGTLPALSELAPNLAARYAVEPSAAAEVAADLACLDRPDQRAPHLGDVADAVRARATVMLGGGVKLIRPTATWDHLVLSRDREAQLRAAIARLELQAKVLDDWGFLRGRPGARGVRMLFSGPPGTGKTLSAEVVAGSLRVDVLFVDISRVVSKWIGETEKNLAAVFDTAERAQAVLFFDEADALFGRRTEVSDAHDRYANLETAYLLARLERFEGLAILATNLRQNIDPAFLRRLEFVVEFDEPDRDERHRLWRCHVPDETLLDPEVNLAEFAALYPVVGGFIRNAAVAAAFLAASDGGRITRAHLLQALRREYEKSGKAFPGLPAGTPRPSMTPTTRKEIHVRHP; encoded by the coding sequence ATGAGTGAGCGCCTCAGTCAGGAGGTCGCCCGCCTCGCCGGACGCCTCGCCGGGTTCCTCGAGGTGGCCTTTCCGCGGGCCGAAGGCGCCCTGGCCCAGAACGTCGCCTTCCTCAGATCCGGCGCGGGATTGGTGCCTGCCGGGGCGGATCCCTCGTCGGAAGGCGACGAACCCCTGGACCATCTCACGAAGGCGCTGAAGGCGTCCCCTTCCGAAAGGGATCTCCTGGTCTTCTCCGGCATGGCGGAGGAACACGAAGGGTACGCCGCGGTGCTGCGTACGCTGCATCCCCGTGGGGAACCCCGCCCAACCCTTGGCCTGGCGGCCCAGCTCTTTGGGGGCGCACGGCGCTCCGCCTTTCTCTCCTGGTTCCATGAGGCACCCCTGGTGCGGCAGGGTGCCGTTCGCGCGACCGGCGAGTGCCCGTTCTTCGAGCGTTCCCTCGAACTGCCCGACGCCCTGTGGCCGGCCCTGCACGGCTGCGATGTCTGGCCTGCATTCGCCGGAACTCCCGCCACCGACGGACCGGCCCATGGTCTTCAGGATTGGCTCGCGTCGGAACGGGCAACCCAGGCGCGACAGGCGCTCCTGTCCCGGCGCCCCTGCACGATCCTGGTCACTGCCGACAGCGAGGACGTCGCCTACCATCGCGCCCTGGCGTTGGCGCGGTCCACGGAACGCACCCCGGCGGGCATGGTGCTTCCAACCCTCCTGGAACCGGAGCGCTGGCGCTGTCTGAAACTGCACGCCCTCCTTCGCAGCGCGCTCCTGGTCCTGCGCATGCCCGCCCCCGAGGGTCAGGGCGCACCGGAGACACCGCAGGTGGACGACTACCCGGACGGGATCGTCCTGGCGGGCCGGACCGGTGCCGTGACCCTTCGCGGGATCCGTCCCCTGATGGCCCTGCCGGTCGAGCGGTTGTCCCCGACGGCGCGTCGGGCCATGTGGCGCGGGACCTTGCCCGCCCTGTCGGAACTGGCCCCCAACCTGGCGGCGCGGTACGCGGTCGAACCGTCGGCCGCGGCGGAGGTCGCCGCCGACCTGGCATGCCTCGATCGGCCCGACCAACGGGCGCCCCACCTCGGGGACGTTGCCGATGCCGTCCGCGCCCGGGCGACCGTCATGCTGGGCGGCGGCGTGAAGTTGATCCGGCCGACAGCGACCTGGGATCACCTGGTGCTGTCCCGGGATCGCGAGGCGCAACTGCGCGCCGCAATCGCCCGGTTGGAGTTGCAGGCGAAGGTTCTCGACGACTGGGGCTTCCTTCGGGGACGACCCGGGGCGCGCGGCGTGCGGATGCTGTTCTCCGGTCCGCCTGGCACCGGCAAGACGCTGTCGGCGGAGGTCGTGGCGGGGAGCCTTCGGGTGGACGTGTTGTTCGTGGACATATCGCGTGTGGTGTCGAAGTGGATCGGCGAGACCGAGAAGAACCTCGCCGCGGTGTTCGACACCGCCGAAAGGGCCCAGGCGGTGTTGTTCTTCGACGAGGCGGACGCGCTGTTTGGAAGGCGCACCGAGGTCTCGGACGCCCACGATCGCTACGCGAACCTGGAGACCGCGTACCTGCTGGCGCGACTCGAACGGTTCGAGGGCCTCGCCATCCTGGCCACCAACCTTCGCCAGAACATCGATCCCGCCTTTCTCCGGCGCCTCGAGTTCGTGGTCGAGTTCGACGAACCCGACCGCGACGAACGACACCGCCTCTGGCGTTGTCACGTCCCGGACGAAACCCTCCTGGACCCCGAGGTGAACCTCGCCGAGTTCGCCGCCCTGTACCCGGTGGTGGGCGGCTTCATCCGGAATGCCGCCGTGGCCGCCGCCTTCCTCGCCGCCTCCGACGGCGGCAGGATCACCCGCGCCCACCTGCTTCAGGCCCTCCGGCGCGAATACGAGAAGTCCGGCAAGGCCTTCCCCGGCCTCCCCGCCGGCACCCCACGACCCTCCATGACGCCGACCACGCGAAAGGAAATCCATGTCCGACACCCCTGA
- a CDS encoding prolipoprotein diacylglyceryl transferase, with the protein MSSGPTPQRGAFRGIHALNAFLDTLPRTRTGRFHRPVPAFRTCGIVGFYLALLTLFAGGLLTGRSLVILAAVALVSGLSFFAYTYLRKWITGREELVLLEHVWFAFACNALALHLLNQPLLPYLDLISVALCPFLAMGRVGCTLVGCCHGQPSSLGIAYPESCAADGFPPHLVGVRLFPAPALEGLGLVLIGLAGFIALPFAVPGRVFAWFLLAYAIMRFGLEGIRGDPRPHFLGLSQARWMGLAEAGLALGLGMGSPSATTVAIGFALLITLAAVLVHQHRRNPHALLMASEHVQEMRNVARAAFAPDAHTNPLQPSSHTTSRGATLACSSRAIGPYREYHLSLGLPGRANGIPLLCRIAAAAFPQLLPLSARISQGGYLHLLLAAPPGLGTDTEAPANLADNLHGAVLRRLQHEADTPPLPGPEGPATESIEVPESRVADPVPQASPTRPQSPNPPWYFSSGNGTRT; encoded by the coding sequence ATGAGTTCCGGCCCGACACCGCAGCGAGGCGCGTTCCGGGGCATCCATGCCCTCAACGCCTTTCTCGACACGCTTCCGCGAACCCGGACCGGCCGCTTCCACCGGCCGGTGCCCGCCTTTCGCACCTGCGGCATCGTGGGCTTCTACCTGGCCCTCCTGACCCTCTTCGCGGGCGGACTGCTGACGGGAAGGTCGCTGGTCATCCTGGCCGCCGTCGCGCTGGTCAGCGGACTCTCCTTCTTCGCCTACACCTACCTGCGCAAGTGGATCACCGGCCGCGAGGAACTGGTCCTGCTCGAACACGTCTGGTTCGCCTTCGCCTGCAACGCGCTGGCCCTCCACCTCCTGAACCAGCCGCTCCTGCCCTATCTCGATCTCATCAGCGTCGCCCTCTGCCCCTTCCTCGCCATGGGCCGGGTCGGTTGCACGCTGGTCGGATGCTGCCACGGACAACCCTCCTCCCTGGGCATTGCCTATCCCGAGTCCTGCGCTGCGGACGGGTTCCCACCGCACCTGGTCGGGGTCCGGTTGTTCCCGGCACCGGCCCTGGAAGGGCTCGGACTGGTGCTCATCGGCCTCGCCGGATTCATCGCCCTCCCCTTTGCGGTGCCTGGCCGCGTGTTCGCCTGGTTCCTGCTCGCCTATGCCATCATGCGGTTTGGTCTCGAGGGGATCCGCGGGGATCCGCGTCCCCACTTCCTCGGTCTATCCCAGGCGCGCTGGATGGGCCTCGCGGAGGCCGGACTGGCCCTTGGCTTGGGCATGGGAAGTCCGTCCGCGACCACCGTGGCGATCGGATTCGCCCTGCTGATCACCCTCGCCGCCGTGCTGGTCCATCAACACCGGCGGAACCCCCACGCCCTTCTGATGGCCTCCGAGCACGTTCAGGAGATGCGAAATGTCGCCCGCGCCGCCTTCGCCCCGGATGCCCACACCAACCCCCTCCAACCGTCCTCCCACACCACCTCCCGGGGCGCCACCCTGGCCTGTTCCTCCCGCGCCATCGGCCCGTACCGGGAATACCACCTCTCGCTCGGCCTGCCCGGCCGGGCGAACGGGATTCCCCTCCTGTGCCGGATCGCCGCCGCTGCCTTTCCTCAACTCCTGCCCCTGTCGGCCCGGATCTCCCAGGGCGGCTATCTCCACCTCCTTCTCGCCGCACCGCCGGGCCTCGGCACCGACACCGAGGCCCCCGCCAACCTGGCTGACAACCTGCACGGCGCCGTCCTCCGGCGACTCCAACACGAGGCGGACACCCCCCCGCTCCCCGGGCCGGAGGGACCCGCAACCGAATCCATTGAAGTCCCCGAATCGCGCGTTGCGGACCCGGTCCCACAGGCGTCCCCCACGCGACCTCAATCGCCCAACCCACCCTGGTATTTCTCCTCCGGCAACGGAACCCGGACCTGA